CTGAAATCGTTGACATTGGTCCGCGTCGGCCCGGTCAGCACCAGATCGCCCAGGGCCGCGAAAAAGCCATAGGCATCGTTGTTGTCCAGCATGGCCGCCCCGTTCAAGCCGGCCTTGGCGGCGCGGGCCAATGTGTCGGGGGTGAGGAGGGCGCCGGCATTGTCCTCGCTGCCGTCGATGCCGTCGGTGTCGGCGGCCAGGGCGTATACGCCGTCCAGCCCGTCGAGCGCAAGAGCCAAGGCCAGCAGGAATTCCGTATTGCGTCCACCGCGCCCGTGGCCGCGCAACGTTACCGAGGTTTCACCGCCCGAGATCAGCGCCACCGGCCCCGCCAGCGGTTGGCCGTGGTGGCGGATGGATTTGGCCATGCCGGCCATCACCCGGGCCACGTGGCGGGCTTCGCCCTCGATGCAATCACCTAAGTTCAGCACCTGCCAACCCTGGGCTTGGGCCACGGTGCCGGCGGCGTTCAGGCTGGCCATGGCGGTGGCGATCACCCGGGCTTCGGCCCGTTGCAGGCGCGGGTCGCCCGGTTTGGGCGATTCGTCCAAGGCGGGGATGGGCAGGCCATAATGCCGCAAGATGGCCTGGGCCTGGGCGCAGGTGCTGGTATCGGCCATGCCTGGGCCCGAGGCGATGATGGCCGGGTCGTCGCCGGGCACGTCGGAAATGGCCAGGGTGAGGAAGCGCGCCGGCCAGGCGGCGGCGGCCAGCCGTCCGCCCTTGATGGCCGACAGGTGTTTGCGCACGATGTTGATTTCGCCGATGCTGGCGCCGCTTTTCAGCAGGTCGCGGGTGATCGCCTGCTTGTCGTCCAGGCTCAGGCCCGGCGCCGGTAGCGGCAACAGGGCCGAGCCACCGCCCGAGACCAGGAACAGCACCAGATCGTCGGCACCAAGGTCGCGCACCATTTCCACCATGTGGGTGGCCGCCTGCTGGCCGTATAGGTCGGGCAGGGGGTGACCGGCTTCCATCACCTGTACCGAACGACAGGCGACGCCATGTCCGTGACGGGTGACCACCAGCCCTTCCAGCGGTATGCCATAATGATCCTCGGTCACTCGGGCCATGGCGGCGGCGGCCTTGCCGGCGCCCAGCACCAGCAACCGATTGCTGGGCAGCGGCGGCAGATGGGCGGGCAGGCACTGGGCCGGCAGGGCGGCGGCGATGGCGGTCTGCAACATCTGGCGCAAAAGTGTGGCGGCAAGCCTGTGCATGGCGGCTCGGATAGGTTAGTGTTGGCGCTCCGCCACAGATGGTGCCCTTAAACGGAGCTTCACGGCAATGGCCGCTTCGATCCGTCCGAACCGCATCACCGGGGTTCTGGCCCCGGTGCTCACCCCGTTCGACCGTCAATTGGTTCCCGATTCCAAGCGTTTTGTCGCTTTTTCCCGCGTGCTGACCAGCCTGGATATCGGTCTGGCGCCGTTCGGCACCACCAGCGAAGGCAATTCGCTGACGGTGAAGGAAAAGCTGGACCTGCTCGATGCGCTGGTCGGCGCCGGTATCGACATGGGCCGGGTGATGCCCGGCACCGGGGCCTGTGCGTTGCCCGATACGGTGGAGTTGACCCGCCGCGCCACCAAGCTGGGCTGCGGCGGTGTGCTGATGTTGCCGCCGTTTTATTATAAAGGGGTGTCCGATGACGGCCTGTTCCGCTCCTATTCCGAGGTGATCCAGCGGGTCGGTGACAAGAATTTGCGGGTCTATCTGTATCACTTCCCCCGCCAAAGCGGGGTGCCGCTGTCCCTGGCCCTGATCGAACGTCTGCTCAAGGCCTATCCCGGCACGGTGGTGGGGATCAAGGACAGTTCGGGCGAATTTTCCAACATGGAAGCGATGATCCGCGCCTTTCCCGGTTTCGACATCTTCACCGGCACCGAGGCCTTGATGCTTAATTTGCTGCGCCTGGGCGGCGCCGGCTGCATTTCCGCCAATGCCAATGTCAACGGCGCCGCCATGGTCGAATTGTTCCGCAAATGGCGCGATGCCGAGGCCGAGGGCCTGCAAGAGGCGCTGACCGCCTTTCGTGTCGCCACCCAGGATTTTCCGCTGATTCCGTTGCTGAAAACCCTGGTGGCGCGGGCCAGCGGCGACCAAAGCTGGCGCGCCACCCGCCCGCCGTTGTTGGATTTGTCCATCGACGCCGAGGATCTGGCAGCTAAGCGTTTGGCCAAGGCCGGGTTTCCGGTTTAATCCGCCCGTTTCCAGCCGACAGTAAGGGCAAGCGCGGCGACGATGACGATCGCGGCGACGGCGAAGGTGGTACGCATGCCCGTGGCCACCGCGTCGGGCGTCGCCTGCGCCATGTCGGTGCCGGCCCAGGCCAGGGCGAACACTGCCCCCATGACCGAGGCGCCGGAGATCAGGCCCAGATTGCGCGACAGGTTGAGCAAGGCGGAAATCACGCCGCGCTGTTCGCTGCCGCCTTGGCTCATGATTCCGGTGTTGTTGGCGGTCTGGAACAGGGCATAGCCGGCGGTGACCATCACCAGCGGCGCGATATAGCCGAGAAGACCAAGATTGGACGGGATGACGGCCAGGGCGGCGGTACCCGTGATCATGGCGCCCAGACCGGCCAGACTGGCGCGGTGGGTGCCGACGCGGTCGACCAGCCGCCCGGCGGGCATACCGGTCAGGGCGGCGACCAGCGGGCCGGCGGTCATGGCCAGTCCGACCATGGCCGGGCCCAGTCCCAGCGTGCGCGACAGATAGAACGGCCCCACCACCAGCGTCGTCATGATCACCGTCGCCACCAAGGCGCTGGTGGCGAAACCGGTGCGTAGGCCTGCTTCGCCAAACAGGGTGAGCCGGATCAAGGGGGAGGCGGTCCGCCTCTCGACCATGACGAACAGCCCGGCCCCGACCAGGGCCGCCGCCAGCAAGGCCAGATTGAGCGGGCCGAACCTGCCGCCGCCCATGGTCATGGCCAGGGCATAGGCGGCCAGGGTCAGGGCCAGCAGCACCATGCCCGCATGGTCGAAAGCGGGGTGGCCGGACTCAGCCTTGGCGGCGATGGCCGGAAGATGGCGGTAACACAGAACGAAGGCCACCACCCCCAAGGGCAGGTTGACCAAAAAGATGGCCGGCCAGCCGAAGGCGCTGATCAGACCGCCGCCCAGCGACGGCCCCAAGGCGGTGCCCATGGCCGACATGGTCCCCAGCAATCCCATGGCGCTGCCGGTTTTGTCCTTGGGCAGGATGTCGCCGACAAAGGCCAGACCGAGGGCCATCATCACCGCCGCCCCCAGTCCTTGGACGGCGCGGATCGCCACCAGGGGCGCCAGCGCCGGGGCGGCGGCCCCCAGGGCAGAGGCCAGGGTGAACAAGGCGATACCGCCCAGCAACAGCCGGCGCCGTCCGCTCAGGTCGGCCAGCCGCCCGACACCGACGATCAGGGTGGTGATGGCGAGAAGATAGGCGAGGACGACCCATTGAACCTGCTGGAACGGGGCGGCGAAGGCCTCGGCCAGGGTGGGAAGGGCGACATTGGCGATGCTGGTGCCCAAAGACGCCAGCAACACCGCCAGCGACAAGCCGGCCAAAGCGCCGTTGATCGAGGTGGGGCGGGGGAAGGGAAGGGGCTGCATCATGGGACTCCATGTCCGGGCACCCCGGAAGTGGGGCTACCCCGACCTTAATCCGTCGCCATATGTGGCGGAACGCGCAGCATTTGCATTATATTGATGCATTGAACGCCATATATCGGCGGGGGGATGTCATGCCCGGACCTGATCTGAACCTGCTCTACCCCCTTGAGGCGCTGTTGAGCGAAGGCAGTGTCGCCGGGGCGGCGCGCCGCTTGCGGTTGAGCCCATCGGCCATGAGCCGGGCCCTGGCCCGGCTGCGTGAAGCGACGGGTGATCCGCTGCTGGTGCGGTCTGGCCGCACTCTGGTTGCCACCCCGCGGGCGCTGGAATTGCGCGAACGCATGGAGTTATTGGTGGCGGAGGCGCAAGCCGTGCTGCGCCCGGTGGAAAAGCTGGATCTTGCCCGGCTCGAGCGGGTGTTCACCCTGCGGACCGGTGAAGGGTTCGTCGACACTTTCGGTGCGGCGCTGATCGCCCGTCTCACCGCCCAGGCTCCCGGCGTGCGGCTGCGCTTCGTCGGCAAATCGGAACGCGGCCAAGCCTTGTTGCGCCATAACGATGTCGATCTGGAAACCGGGGTGGTGAGCGCGACCGATGGGCCGGAAATGCGGACCGTGGCCCTGTTCCACGACCGCTTCGTCGGCGTCGTCCGCCACGGCCACCCGCTGGCAACGGGCGAGATCACCGCCGAACGCTATGCTGAGGGTGGCCATGTCCTGGTCTCGCGGCGCGGGCAGGAACGCGGCTTGGTCGATGACGCGCTGGCTGCCCTGGGGCTGCACCGCCGCATCGTCGCCATGGTCGGCGGTTTTTCGGCGGCTTTGGCCCTGGTCCGAGCCTCGGACCTGATCACCGCTGTTCCCGAGCGCCACACCACCGTGCCGAGGGCCGGATTGCACACTTTCCCGTTACCGGTATCGCTGGCGCCCCTGACCGTCAGCATGCTGTGGCATCCACGGCTGGATGCCGATGCCGGGCACCGCTGGCTGCGCGATTGCGTCCGTGCCGTCTGCGGGAGTGGTGAAAATCAGCCGTAAGGGTCGTCGCACTTGGAACACATGGGGATGCCGCTGACGTCGCCACAGCGGAAGGCATCGACGATCTTGCGGAATTCTGGACCCTGGCGGATTTCCGCCAAGGTTTGCTCCATGATGTTGCCGATCTTCAACTCAGCATTGGAATCATAGCAGGCGCAGGCGGTCACCGTGCCGTCGCAGAACACGCCGACGGCGCGCAGCAGCACGCGGCAGGGCATCAGCCGCTGGTGTTCGATGTTCTTCAGCGACCACACGCCCAGATGCTCGTGGAACTTGCCGTGTACCACGTTGCCGCCGAAATTGTTGGCGATGACGGTGAACACCTTGTCCACGCCATGGCCTTCCAGGAAGGCGCGGGTGCGGTCGCGCACCTCGGCCCAATTGTCGCCGGTACACACGGCTTTGACCATGAAGTTGGTCTTGGTGCCCTTGGTGGTCTCGGCCATCTTGTGCAAATTGGCCAAGGTGCGGTCGAACTTGGCCCCCACATAGGTGGCCTCGTAGCTGTCCTTGTCCCAGCCGGCGAAGGAAAACTGGATATAGGCGAGGCCTAGCTTGCCCAGTTTTTCGCAGCGTTCCGGCGTCAAGGGGGTGCCATTGGTGACGATGCCGACGTTGAAGCCCATGGCCACCGCTTTTTCCAGCATCTCGAAGACCTGGGGGTGCAGCATGGGCTCGCCCTGGCCCGACAGGATGTGCAGGGTGGTGATGCCGTTGGCCTTCGACTGCTCCAGGATGCGGTCGAACACCTCCATTTCCATGAAGCCGGAATTGCTTTTCCACACTTCATGGCCGCACATGGCGCAGCGCAGATTGCAGCGCCGGGAAATCTGCATGTAAAGCTCGGACGGCAGCAGGTTGCGGGCTTCCGATTGGGCGATGACATGGGCGCGGGCCTCGGCCAGCAGCTTGGCGGCGCGGTCCTTTTGCCCGGCCTGATCCAGGCCGATGCCGAGGAAATAGCGGGTGCGCCCGCCCGGCTGTGCCTTGTAGGCGGCTTCCAGCAGCGGGATGGCTTCCTTGGCCCGGTTCTGCTCGATCAGGGCGCCGGCCAGACCCATGGCGCTGTCGAAATGGCTGGGCGCCAGCTTGAGCAGGGCGCGGAACCCGGCTTCCGCCTCGGCCCAGCGTTCCAGGGTCATCAGGATGGCGGCGCGGCGGAAGACGCAATCGGGCACATGCGGGTACTGCGCCAGCAGCTTTTCCGCCTCATCCAGTTTCTGGCCGGCGGCCAGGGTTTGGGCGCGGGCCAGGGCCTGGGAAATCTCGGGCGGGAAAGCGGGCTGGGGGGCGGGCGAGGCCATCGGGACTCCGGTTACCATCTCAACGGGGCGGCATCTTACCAGCACTGGCCTTGATTTGGATATGTCATAAGCTCGGTGGGATTGTCCCTCGCCTGTGCATGGGGCATGATGGGCCGCTTGTGCGAAGGGAGATGAGCGCGTGGATTTTTCGGCGGACCCGAAACCCGAGGTTGCGGTAAGCGCGTCGGCGGATGAAGGCAAACGCCGGTACCGCTTCGGTATCCGCGCCAAGCTTCTGGTCGCCGTCGGCCTGGTGTCCGGCATGACCCTGATGGCCGGTTGGCTGGCCTGGAGCAGCTATTCCGAGGTCGGTCGCCTGCTGGCCACCGTCACCCGCGCCAATCTGCCCAGCGTGGCGGCGGCGTTGAAACTGTCGGAAGCCACCGCCCGTCTTGCTGCCGCCGCCCCGGCCTTGGATTCGTCGCAAAGCCAGTTTCAGCGGCAAAATAATTTCGTCGCCTTGCAACAGCAGGCGCAACGCCTGCGCAATTTGATCGAAGACCTGGAAGGCACCAGCATCAACCTGCCGCAATTGCAGGAATTGCGCACTCTGATGGTATCCATCGGCGACAATGTGGTCGGACGCAACGCCCTGGTCGACCGTCGCCTGCAACAATCGGAACGTAGCCGCCAGCAGGGACTGGACTTGGCCAATCTGGATAATGCCGTGCGAACCTTGCTGGCGCGCAAGGGTACCGATGCCGATCTGGCGGTGGTGGCTCAGGCCTCCGACCTGTTGCGTCAGGCCCATGTCAGCCGCGACATGGACGGTTTGGGGGAAATGCGGCGCCGCTACGAAACCGTGTCGCGACGGCTGGCGGAAATGATCGACGATCCGCGCATCACCGATAGCGCCTTGCGCGACGCGGCGCGGGCGGCCATTACCCTGGGTAGCGGTCCGGAAAACGTGTTCGAGCTGCGCACCCGCGGCCTGATGACCGATGTCCGCCTGATCGCCGCCAATGAAGAGGGCCGTGATCTGGTGGCGCGCACCTCGTCGGTGGTGGGCCGCATCGTCTCGGAAACCGAGGCCGCCGCCATCGCCAACGAAAGACGGGCGGGCGCCGCCCTGACCACCGGGCGGCAGGTGATGATGGGCATCGCCGTGGTCACCGTGCTGGGGCCGCTGTTGTTCGTGTGGATGTATCTGGGCCGCAATATCGTCAACCGTC
This is a stretch of genomic DNA from Magnetospirillum gryphiswaldense MSR-1 v2. It encodes these proteins:
- a CDS encoding glycerate kinase type-2 family protein; this translates as MHRLAATLLRQMLQTAIAAALPAQCLPAHLPPLPSNRLLVLGAGKAAAAMARVTEDHYGIPLEGLVVTRHGHGVACRSVQVMEAGHPLPDLYGQQAATHMVEMVRDLGADDLVLFLVSGGGSALLPLPAPGLSLDDKQAITRDLLKSGASIGEINIVRKHLSAIKGGRLAAAAWPARFLTLAISDVPGDDPAIIASGPGMADTSTCAQAQAILRHYGLPIPALDESPKPGDPRLQRAEARVIATAMASLNAAGTVAQAQGWQVLNLGDCIEGEARHVARVMAGMAKSIRHHGQPLAGPVALISGGETSVTLRGHGRGGRNTEFLLALALALDGLDGVYALAADTDGIDGSEDNAGALLTPDTLARAAKAGLNGAAMLDNNDAYGFFAALGDLVLTGPTRTNVNDFRVVLIP
- a CDS encoding radical SAM protein, giving the protein MASPAPQPAFPPEISQALARAQTLAAGQKLDEAEKLLAQYPHVPDCVFRRAAILMTLERWAEAEAGFRALLKLAPSHFDSAMGLAGALIEQNRAKEAIPLLEAAYKAQPGGRTRYFLGIGLDQAGQKDRAAKLLAEARAHVIAQSEARNLLPSELYMQISRRCNLRCAMCGHEVWKSNSGFMEMEVFDRILEQSKANGITTLHILSGQGEPMLHPQVFEMLEKAVAMGFNVGIVTNGTPLTPERCEKLGKLGLAYIQFSFAGWDKDSYEATYVGAKFDRTLANLHKMAETTKGTKTNFMVKAVCTGDNWAEVRDRTRAFLEGHGVDKVFTVIANNFGGNVVHGKFHEHLGVWSLKNIEHQRLMPCRVLLRAVGVFCDGTVTACACYDSNAELKIGNIMEQTLAEIRQGPEFRKIVDAFRCGDVSGIPMCSKCDDPYG
- a CDS encoding dihydrodipicolinate synthase family protein; translation: MAASIRPNRITGVLAPVLTPFDRQLVPDSKRFVAFSRVLTSLDIGLAPFGTTSEGNSLTVKEKLDLLDALVGAGIDMGRVMPGTGACALPDTVELTRRATKLGCGGVLMLPPFYYKGVSDDGLFRSYSEVIQRVGDKNLRVYLYHFPRQSGVPLSLALIERLLKAYPGTVVGIKDSSGEFSNMEAMIRAFPGFDIFTGTEALMLNLLRLGGAGCISANANVNGAAMVELFRKWRDAEAEGLQEALTAFRVATQDFPLIPLLKTLVARASGDQSWRATRPPLLDLSIDAEDLAAKRLAKAGFPV
- a CDS encoding LysR family transcriptional regulator, with amino-acid sequence MPGPDLNLLYPLEALLSEGSVAGAARRLRLSPSAMSRALARLREATGDPLLVRSGRTLVATPRALELRERMELLVAEAQAVLRPVEKLDLARLERVFTLRTGEGFVDTFGAALIARLTAQAPGVRLRFVGKSERGQALLRHNDVDLETGVVSATDGPEMRTVALFHDRFVGVVRHGHPLATGEITAERYAEGGHVLVSRRGQERGLVDDALAALGLHRRIVAMVGGFSAALALVRASDLITAVPERHTTVPRAGLHTFPLPVSLAPLTVSMLWHPRLDADAGHRWLRDCVRAVCGSGENQP
- a CDS encoding MFS transporter; the encoded protein is MMQPLPFPRPTSINGALAGLSLAVLLASLGTSIANVALPTLAEAFAAPFQQVQWVVLAYLLAITTLIVGVGRLADLSGRRRLLLGGIALFTLASALGAAAPALAPLVAIRAVQGLGAAVMMALGLAFVGDILPKDKTGSAMGLLGTMSAMGTALGPSLGGGLISAFGWPAIFLVNLPLGVVAFVLCYRHLPAIAAKAESGHPAFDHAGMVLLALTLAAYALAMTMGGGRFGPLNLALLAAALVGAGLFVMVERRTASPLIRLTLFGEAGLRTGFATSALVATVIMTTLVVGPFYLSRTLGLGPAMVGLAMTAGPLVAALTGMPAGRLVDRVGTHRASLAGLGAMITGTAALAVIPSNLGLLGYIAPLVMVTAGYALFQTANNTGIMSQGGSEQRGVISALLNLSRNLGLISGASVMGAVFALAWAGTDMAQATPDAVATGMRTTFAVAAIVIVAALALTVGWKRAD